A single window of Desulfobacterales bacterium DNA harbors:
- a CDS encoding type II toxin-antitoxin system RelE/ParE family toxin yields the protein MINKDIQFLLRNSLKKRVVFQNLLVLRFGDYRIIYWIQEELKTVWIISVGHRK from the coding sequence TTGATAAACAAAGATATACAATTTTTACTAAGAAATAGTTTAAAAAAAAGGGTCGTTTTTCAAAATTTGCTGGTATTAAGATTTGGTGATTATAGAATTATTTATTGGATTCAAGAAGAACTTAAAACAGTATGGATTATTTCTGTAGGGCATAGAAAATAA